In Candidatus Mycalebacterium zealandia, one DNA window encodes the following:
- the nadD gene encoding nicotinate (nicotinamide) nucleotide adenylyltransferase, with product MKSETVLSEKTALLGGSFDPVHNGHMEAAVQIRKKLGVGTVFFVPNYQNPLKDESHAPPGARLEMLRLATEGVEGVKVSDVEMKKKSSSYTVETLRLWKEHLGEEHESWFIMGWEVFKEITKWKDFRKIFEVSNIVIIPVRVPGNPLSDRPPPEPPLEIRENFQYGGRQGEYIHKSGSKLYFEEIDTPDISSTQVRNLIKEGGDFESLVPNTVADFIKREKLYLEEPRK from the coding sequence TTGAAATCTGAAACCGTTTTGTCTGAAAAAACCGCTTTGCTGGGCGGCAGTTTTGACCCCGTCCACAACGGACATATGGAAGCCGCCGTTCAAATCAGGAAGAAATTGGGTGTGGGCACGGTATTTTTTGTGCCAAACTACCAAAACCCGCTCAAAGACGAATCACACGCGCCGCCCGGAGCGCGGCTTGAAATGCTACGGCTCGCGACCGAGGGCGTTGAAGGGGTGAAGGTTTCTGATGTGGAAATGAAAAAAAAATCCTCTTCTTACACGGTGGAAACCCTGCGCTTGTGGAAGGAGCATCTCGGAGAGGAACACGAGTCGTGGTTTATAATGGGATGGGAAGTTTTTAAGGAAATAACAAAATGGAAGGATTTCAGGAAAATTTTTGAAGTCTCAAATATAGTAATCATACCGGTAAGGGTTCCGGGCAACCCCTTGTCCGACCGACCGCCGCCGGAACCGCCCCTTGAGATAAGGGAGAACTTTCAATATGGCGGAAGGCAGGGAGAATACATACATAAAAGCGGCTCCAAACTGTATTTTGAAGAAATAGACACTCCGGATATTTCATCAACGCAGGTAAGAAACCTCATAAAAGAAGGTGGGGATTTTGAGAGTCTTGTTCCCAATACAGTCGCGGATTTCATAAAACGCGAAAAACTCTACTTAGAGGAACCCCGAAAATAA
- the ribD gene encoding bifunctional diaminohydroxyphosphoribosylaminopyrimidine deaminase/5-amino-6-(5-phosphoribosylamino)uracil reductase RibD, with the protein MKNTHEKFMSAAIALARKGEGSVSPNPLVGAVIVKKGAIIGRGWHKASGLPHAEIEALKDCERKGKSPHGATMYVNLEPCARDHAEKRTPPCCDSIIKSGIAEVFIGCEDPNPKVGKGAEVLGKNGIKVKKGILKDRCRELNEMFFKNVKTGLPFVILKLSASADGKIATRTGNSKWIGNISQRKMAHMLRKKCDAVLVGSETVRKDNPSLDVRLVKAPRQPVRIVADTGLSVSPEAKMFEEKGAIVATGTDAKKEKIKKLEKKGVEILRVKKNSRGKISMRDLMKKLSVNGIKSVLIEGGGKIAASALKEKIVDKMIFFYSPVIIGGDGTDMVSGMETALVKNAKKLIFKKTTMKDGTIVVEAKPEF; encoded by the coding sequence TTGAAAAATACTCATGAAAAATTTATGTCCGCCGCCATCGCGCTCGCGCGAAAAGGAGAAGGCTCAGTAAGCCCTAACCCTCTTGTAGGCGCGGTAATAGTAAAAAAGGGCGCGATTATCGGACGCGGCTGGCACAAAGCATCCGGTCTGCCTCATGCGGAGATAGAGGCTCTCAAAGACTGCGAGCGCAAAGGAAAATCGCCGCACGGCGCGACTATGTATGTCAATCTTGAGCCGTGCGCGCGCGACCACGCGGAGAAACGAACTCCTCCGTGTTGCGACTCCATTATAAAAAGCGGCATCGCGGAAGTTTTCATAGGCTGTGAAGACCCGAACCCCAAAGTCGGAAAAGGTGCGGAGGTCCTCGGTAAAAACGGAATCAAAGTCAAAAAAGGAATTCTCAAAGACCGTTGCCGCGAATTAAATGAAATGTTTTTTAAAAATGTAAAAACAGGACTGCCATTTGTGATTTTGAAACTGTCCGCATCCGCGGACGGAAAAATAGCGACTCGCACGGGCAATTCAAAATGGATAGGAAATATTTCGCAGAGAAAAATGGCGCACATGTTGAGAAAAAAATGCGATGCTGTTCTTGTTGGCTCGGAGACAGTTCGCAAAGACAATCCCTCACTTGACGTACGGCTCGTGAAAGCGCCGCGCCAACCCGTTCGCATTGTGGCGGACACGGGTTTGAGTGTTTCGCCCGAAGCAAAAATGTTCGAGGAAAAAGGCGCAATTGTTGCGACTGGAACGGATGCGAAAAAGGAAAAAATAAAAAAACTGGAAAAAAAGGGAGTTGAAATACTGCGCGTCAAAAAAAACTCCCGGGGAAAAATATCCATGCGAGATTTAATGAAAAAACTGTCCGTGAACGGAATTAAATCCGTTTTAATTGAAGGCGGGGGAAAAATCGCCGCATCGGCACTGAAAGAAAAAATCGTGGATAAAATGATATTTTTCTACTCCCCCGTAATAATCGGCGGGGACGGAACGGACATGGTATCGGGCATGGAAACGGCTCTGGTGAAAAACGCGAAAAAACTGATTTTTAAAAAAACGACGATGAAAGACGGAACAATCGTTGTGGAGGCAAAACCTGAATTTTGA
- the ftsY gene encoding signal recognition particle-docking protein FtsY has product MFRRWDPFSRGKPFGKAVCNDLTDILKKIIPAEKKTDAEKSSNKVEGLRKSLAKTRSGLLSKLKKVVAGGKVDEDLWESFEEMLILSDVGIKGAAKIRKRVEAQLSGANLSDYEKIKNSLVDETARILKNPARAEAAGLKPRICMVVGVNGTGKTTTAGKLADLFSSRGEKVMLAAADTFRAAATEQLEQWALRSGSEFIKGKPGTDPSAIAFDAVKTGQEQNCDTVIIDTAGRLHTKTNLMDELSKIKRVVGKAREGAPDDVFLVLDATTGQNAIRQTEMFNSMVGITDIVLTKIDGTAKGGVVIAVCEEFEIPVAYVGTGEGAADITEFEPVRFASGLFDENG; this is encoded by the coding sequence ATATTCAGGCGCTGGGACCCTTTTTCGCGGGGAAAGCCATTTGGAAAAGCGGTTTGTAACGATTTGACTGATATTTTGAAAAAAATAATTCCGGCGGAGAAAAAAACGGACGCGGAAAAATCTTCAAACAAGGTTGAGGGTCTGAGAAAAAGTCTCGCAAAAACCCGCTCGGGTTTGCTTTCAAAACTCAAAAAAGTTGTCGCGGGCGGAAAAGTAGACGAGGATTTATGGGAGAGTTTTGAAGAGATGCTTATTCTCTCAGATGTGGGAATCAAGGGCGCGGCGAAGATACGGAAACGGGTTGAGGCACAACTTTCAGGCGCGAATTTGAGTGATTACGAAAAAATAAAAAACTCTCTTGTGGACGAAACGGCGCGAATTCTTAAAAACCCGGCTCGCGCGGAGGCGGCGGGCTTAAAGCCGAGAATCTGCATGGTGGTCGGCGTCAACGGCACGGGTAAAACCACAACAGCGGGAAAACTCGCGGATTTATTCAGTTCGCGGGGCGAAAAAGTTATGCTTGCTGCGGCAGACACCTTCAGAGCGGCGGCAACGGAGCAACTTGAACAGTGGGCTCTGCGAAGCGGTAGCGAGTTCATAAAAGGAAAGCCCGGAACCGACCCTTCGGCGATAGCGTTTGATGCGGTTAAGACGGGGCAGGAGCAAAACTGCGACACGGTAATTATTGATACCGCCGGACGCCTTCACACAAAAACAAACCTTATGGACGAACTGTCCAAAATAAAAAGGGTTGTCGGCAAAGCACGCGAAGGTGCGCCGGACGATGTTTTTCTTGTTCTTGACGCCACAACGGGACAGAATGCCATACGTCAGACTGAAATGTTTAATTCCATGGTCGGCATAACGGACATAGTTCTCACAAAAATTGACGGCACGGCGAAAGGCGGGGTTGTTATCGCGGTCTGCGAAGAGTTTGAAATACCGGTCGCGTATGTGGGAACGGGTGAGGGAGCAGCGGATATAACCGAATTTGAACCGGTGCGGTTTGCGTCCGGTCTTTTTGACGAAAATGGATAA
- a CDS encoding ATP phosphoribosyltransferase yields MIKIAVSRGRLFEESLEVLNKAGIKIKSSAKKSRKLIHEIKEHDLTIFVVRPTDVPSYVEHGVADCGIVGKDSLMEQKNNLYEPLDLGIGKCRMVVAAPKGYQFPNGGTVRIATKYPRIAADWFEKKNVRTEIIKLYGSVELACMVGLSDVIVDLTASGKTMEENNLEEIEFIAPITARLVVNKAGMKLKSPQIYEFISKIEKWCTRET; encoded by the coding sequence ATGATTAAAATCGCCGTATCGCGCGGCAGACTTTTTGAGGAATCTCTTGAGGTTCTGAACAAGGCTGGCATAAAGATTAAAAGCTCCGCAAAGAAATCGAGAAAACTAATACACGAAATCAAAGAACACGATCTCACCATTTTCGTTGTGCGCCCGACAGATGTGCCTTCCTATGTGGAACACGGTGTCGCGGACTGCGGCATTGTTGGCAAAGACTCGCTTATGGAGCAGAAAAACAACCTGTATGAACCTCTGGATCTGGGAATAGGCAAATGCAGAATGGTGGTGGCGGCTCCCAAAGGATATCAATTCCCCAACGGCGGAACTGTTCGCATTGCGACAAAATATCCGCGCATAGCGGCGGACTGGTTTGAAAAAAAGAATGTGCGCACCGAAATCATCAAACTCTACGGCTCGGTTGAGCTCGCCTGTATGGTCGGGCTTTCCGATGTGATTGTTGACCTGACGGCGAGTGGAAAAACCATGGAGGAAAACAACCTTGAAGAGATTGAGTTTATAGCGCCCATAACCGCACGGTTGGTCGTGAACAAGGCAGGAATGAAACTGAAATCGCCGCAAATATATGAATTCATCTCAAAGATAGAAAAATGGTGCACGCGGGAGACTTAA
- the murA gene encoding UDP-N-acetylglucosamine 1-carboxyvinyltransferase yields MEKIVIEGGKPLQGEVSVNGSKNSVLPLMAACILCDGESTLKNVPDLMDVRVMAEILTALGAKIERSGNRLSIDSSGINKWVTEYEMVKKMRASVLTLGPLTVRFGKARVSLPGGCSIGERPIDQHLKGLQALGTRVNIESGYVETSAKKMKGAVVPLDVSTVTGTENLMLAAVLTQGNTVIYNAACEPEVSDLANALNKMGAKITGIGTDIIRIKGVSSLKPLKNYETIPDRIEAGTLMVAVAATGGNALIKGGRFDHLGTLAGKLMKAGAKVEETRAGIRVRADAKITCADITTLPYPGFPTDMQAQFMALMCAADGISIITENIFPQRFMHIAEMKRMGADIKLIGNTAVVKGVEKIKGAKTMASDLRAGAALVVAGAAARGKSEISRVYHIDRGYERLDGKLERLGASVWREKE; encoded by the coding sequence TTGGAAAAGATAGTGATTGAGGGCGGAAAGCCCTTGCAAGGCGAAGTTTCGGTAAACGGGTCAAAAAACTCCGTTCTGCCTCTTATGGCGGCGTGCATACTGTGCGACGGCGAAAGCACGCTTAAAAACGTGCCGGACCTTATGGATGTGAGAGTGATGGCGGAAATCCTCACCGCCCTCGGAGCGAAAATCGAGCGGAGCGGCAACCGGCTTTCAATAGATTCTTCGGGAATCAACAAATGGGTTACCGAATATGAAATGGTGAAAAAGATGAGGGCTTCGGTACTGACGCTGGGTCCCTTAACGGTGCGGTTCGGCAAGGCGCGCGTTTCCCTTCCGGGCGGATGCTCCATCGGGGAAAGACCGATTGACCAGCATCTGAAAGGGCTTCAAGCCTTAGGAACGCGGGTAAACATTGAAAGTGGATACGTTGAAACATCGGCGAAAAAAATGAAGGGCGCGGTCGTACCGCTTGATGTGTCAACTGTGACAGGCACGGAAAACCTGATGCTCGCCGCAGTTCTTACACAGGGAAACACTGTTATCTACAACGCCGCGTGCGAGCCCGAAGTTTCAGATTTGGCAAACGCGCTGAACAAAATGGGCGCGAAAATCACCGGAATTGGAACCGATATAATACGGATAAAAGGAGTGTCTTCTCTCAAACCGCTTAAGAACTACGAGACGATACCTGATAGAATAGAAGCGGGAACGCTGATGGTTGCGGTTGCGGCGACTGGCGGAAACGCTCTCATAAAAGGCGGCAGGTTTGACCATCTTGGAACGCTGGCGGGGAAACTGATGAAAGCCGGCGCGAAGGTTGAAGAAACGCGCGCGGGAATACGCGTGAGAGCGGACGCGAAAATCACCTGTGCCGATATAACAACGCTTCCGTATCCGGGCTTTCCGACCGATATGCAGGCGCAGTTTATGGCGCTTATGTGCGCCGCGGACGGCATAAGCATAATAACGGAAAACATTTTCCCTCAGAGGTTTATGCACATAGCGGAGATGAAAAGAATGGGCGCGGATATAAAACTGATTGGCAATACTGCGGTGGTCAAAGGCGTTGAAAAAATCAAAGGAGCGAAAACAATGGCGAGTGATTTAAGAGCGGGCGCGGCGCTTGTGGTTGCAGGCGCGGCGGCGCGGGGAAAAAGCGAGATAAGCAGGGTCTATCACATTGACAGGGGATATGAGCGGCTGGACGGAAAATTGGAACGGCTGGGAGCCTCAGTTTGGAGGGAAAAAGAATGA
- the prmC gene encoding peptide chain release factor N(5)-glutamine methyltransferase, producing MSLETNLGSLYRKTMERFRQGGIENPGLEASVIVCSVLGKPSGAVHTSPQITVGRKQVSECENRTSRRLKGEPCAYATGEREFFSRRFAVSPAVLIPRPETETVVEVALEKIPQDIQMRAIDVGTGSGCIAVTLKKEKPLLSVTAVDISPHALKKAEENARFHGADISFVCGDTLRNFEDNSADIIVSNPPYVSEEEFETLPDEIRIFEPKKALVSGEGGFEHIRKIVADAARVLRAGGWCVVEVGDGQAPGCVEIFEKNGFSGISTTNDISGKPRAVEGIWKR from the coding sequence ATGAGCCTTGAAACAAATCTTGGGTCTCTTTACCGCAAAACAATGGAGCGGTTCAGACAGGGCGGAATCGAAAACCCGGGACTTGAAGCGTCCGTGATTGTCTGCTCTGTGCTTGGCAAACCTTCGGGAGCGGTTCATACAAGCCCGCAAATCACGGTCGGAAGAAAACAAGTGAGCGAGTGCGAAAACCGCACATCCAGGCGCTTGAAGGGAGAACCGTGCGCTTATGCGACGGGGGAACGCGAATTCTTTTCGCGCCGTTTTGCCGTCAGTCCGGCGGTGCTTATTCCGCGCCCCGAAACTGAAACGGTTGTTGAGGTTGCGCTTGAAAAAATCCCTCAGGACATACAAATGCGCGCGATTGATGTGGGAACCGGAAGCGGCTGCATCGCGGTAACACTCAAAAAAGAAAAACCGCTCCTGTCTGTTACAGCGGTGGATATTTCACCGCACGCCTTGAAAAAGGCGGAAGAAAACGCGCGTTTTCACGGCGCGGATATCAGTTTTGTTTGCGGAGATACGCTTCGAAACTTTGAGGACAACAGCGCGGACATAATTGTTTCAAACCCTCCTTATGTTTCGGAAGAGGAGTTTGAAACCCTGCCGGATGAAATCAGGATTTTTGAACCGAAAAAAGCGCTTGTGAGCGGTGAAGGCGGATTTGAGCATATAAGAAAAATTGTTGCCGATGCGGCGCGGGTTTTGCGTGCGGGCGGATGGTGCGTTGTTGAGGTGGGAGACGGGCAGGCGCCCGGGTGCGTGGAAATTTTTGAGAAAAACGGATTTTCCGGAATATCAACAACCAATGACATAAGCGGAAAACCGAGGGCGGTTGAGGGAATTTGGAAAAGATAG